A region from the uncultured Macellibacteroides sp. genome encodes:
- a CDS encoding efflux RND transporter periplasmic adaptor subunit, which translates to MTKYSIISFAVVSAFIIALSACGNEKKADNEVEEMEVLPENIVELREDQAKLANIEFGTFETRSLSGTLKVSGTIAAAPQNMATVCMPMGGFVKSTSLLPGNAVRKGQTLAILENQDFVDVQQSYLEARNKLEYAKAEYERQHELFKNEVSSQKNMQQVTAEYKTLKVLVKSLAQKLSLIGINPATLQEDNISSSVAVVSPISGYVKSVNVNLGKFVAPSDVMFEVINSDKLFLELTLYEKDADKVAVGQKIRFLINNETEEHEAVIYQTGKSINADKTYKVYASVTSVCKNVLPGMYVNAIIQASNNMVSSLPDEAVVSFDDKDYIFVFDKNKEENGKPFTEYRMVEVQKGVAEGGYTEIILPADFDIKSAKVVIKGAYNLLSAKKNAGEMSC; encoded by the coding sequence ATGACAAAATATAGTATTATTTCTTTCGCTGTTGTCTCAGCTTTTATTATCGCTTTATCAGCATGCGGCAACGAGAAAAAAGCAGACAATGAGGTCGAGGAAATGGAAGTGCTTCCCGAAAACATTGTAGAGCTACGAGAAGATCAGGCTAAACTGGCCAATATTGAATTCGGGACATTCGAAACGCGGTCGCTGAGTGGAACACTTAAAGTGAGCGGTACGATTGCCGCTGCTCCACAAAATATGGCAACGGTATGTATGCCAATGGGCGGTTTTGTAAAGAGTACTTCGTTGCTTCCAGGCAATGCCGTACGTAAGGGACAGACGCTGGCCATTCTGGAAAATCAGGACTTTGTGGATGTACAGCAAAGTTATCTGGAAGCCAGGAATAAACTCGAGTATGCAAAGGCCGAATATGAAAGGCAGCACGAGCTTTTTAAAAACGAGGTGTCTTCGCAAAAGAATATGCAGCAGGTTACCGCCGAGTATAAAACGCTTAAAGTGCTGGTAAAGTCATTGGCTCAAAAGCTTTCGCTGATTGGCATTAATCCGGCAACCTTGCAAGAGGATAATATAAGCAGTTCAGTTGCCGTGGTTTCTCCTATCTCCGGGTACGTGAAATCGGTCAATGTAAATCTTGGTAAATTTGTTGCCCCTTCGGATGTAATGTTTGAAGTAATAAACAGTGATAAACTTTTTCTTGAACTTACTTTGTACGAAAAGGATGCCGATAAAGTGGCTGTCGGACAGAAAATACGTTTCCTAATTAATAATGAAACCGAAGAGCATGAAGCCGTAATATATCAAACTGGCAAATCCATTAATGCTGATAAAACGTATAAAGTGTATGCCAGTGTAACCAGTGTTTGTAAAAACGTATTACCCGGAATGTATGTAAATGCTATTATTCAGGCTTCCAACAATATGGTTTCGTCGCTGCCTGATGAGGCTGTTGTGAGCTTCGACGACAAGGACTATATCTTTGTGTTTGACAAAAATAAAGAAGAAAACGGCAAACCTTTTACCGAATACCGGATGGTTGAGGTGCAAAAAGGCGTTGCCGAAGGGGGATATACGGAAATAATACTGCCTGCCGACTTTGATATCAAATCGGCTAAGGTGGTTATAAAAGGAGCGTATAACCTACTTTCCGCAAAGAAAAACGCAGGCGAAATGAGTTGTTAG
- a CDS encoding DUF362 domain-containing protein — MQRRNFFKSIAASGLGVALSPVIKAAPGFAAGDEKPQTNIADAIAVPRNENSMPGKYPGSVVKVNHGSCVVDGKPSEQAAYDMLKASMLQLTGEKDLGKAWLQFVGPKDIIGIKVNPVAGKLLTTSHAVTQSIVKQLEEAGIPRKNLVIWDRREMQLHETGYTSENYPGIKITGTECQDAEGGFINKEGKFYSEDRIDKNQYFYADVEGEYDAYTMPYMVNGGKNSYFAKICTEEVTKIINVPILKNAGAAVTLCMKNLAFGAITNTGRLHQKLWHETCAYACAFPPLRDKVVLNIVDGLIGCFDGGPSANPQFMCNYNTMLVGTDAVAVDRIGHEVVIAKRIEEGIQTQDKPDAIKYLVLAQELKLGVADRSKINLKEVNV; from the coding sequence ATGCAAAGACGTAATTTCTTTAAATCAATTGCTGCAAGCGGCTTAGGCGTAGCACTATCGCCGGTTATTAAAGCGGCTCCCGGATTTGCTGCCGGCGACGAGAAACCTCAGACAAATATTGCTGACGCAATCGCTGTTCCCAGAAATGAAAATTCGATGCCGGGTAAGTATCCTGGTAGTGTTGTGAAAGTGAATCATGGATCTTGTGTGGTCGACGGCAAGCCGTCCGAACAGGCGGCCTACGATATGCTTAAAGCAAGTATGCTTCAGCTTACAGGAGAAAAAGACCTCGGTAAAGCATGGCTGCAGTTTGTTGGTCCGAAAGATATTATCGGAATAAAGGTAAATCCGGTGGCGGGAAAACTACTTACCACTTCGCATGCCGTAACCCAATCGATTGTTAAGCAGCTTGAAGAAGCCGGCATCCCCCGCAAGAACCTTGTGATATGGGACCGTCGTGAAATGCAGCTTCATGAAACCGGTTATACCAGCGAAAATTATCCGGGTATAAAGATTACAGGTACCGAATGTCAGGATGCTGAAGGTGGATTTATCAATAAAGAAGGTAAGTTTTACAGCGAGGATAGGATCGATAAAAATCAATATTTCTATGCGGATGTTGAAGGAGAGTACGATGCTTATACGATGCCATACATGGTTAACGGAGGCAAGAATTCGTACTTTGCGAAGATATGCACCGAGGAAGTGACTAAAATTATTAATGTGCCTATTCTGAAAAACGCTGGTGCTGCAGTCACCTTGTGTATGAAGAATCTGGCCTTTGGAGCCATAACCAATACAGGAAGGCTTCATCAGAAACTATGGCATGAAACATGTGCTTATGCCTGTGCTTTTCCTCCTTTGCGGGATAAGGTGGTGTTGAATATAGTGGATGGACTTATCGGCTGTTTTGATGGCGGTCCGTCTGCCAATCCGCAGTTTATGTGCAACTACAACACCATGCTTGTGGGAACCGACGCCGTGGCTGTAGATCGTATCGGACACGAGGTTGTTATAGCCAAACGGATAGAGGAGGGGATCCAGACTCAGGATAAGCCAGACGCCATTAAGTATCTGGTGTTAGCGCAGGAACTAAAACTGGGAGTGGCCGACAGAAGTAAAATTAATTTGAAAGAGGTTAATGTGTAA
- a CDS encoding DUF6599 family protein — translation MKFSIRVFLILLLPASLLAQSLTDVSVKREREFTGAGLYGYMNGGADLYLEYGVYKLTTKDLVYKGQEYTLDIYELPSPEDAYGIYSLHVFKCLRTDTLGCIDCLSNYQLQTVSNNKYYSMVFPSGSAAARKTADELLHLYVPADGAAPAIPEVLGLKTPYSGIVRFARGPLSASSVQPSLQDMLDGIKFTGLWHVTDKATKENRALIYFSDNEKLSELKKRVPEADIIQSGEKLLYIKCREKEALPQSSSPFGF, via the coding sequence ATGAAATTTAGTATACGGGTATTTCTTATTCTATTATTACCTGCCTCGCTTTTGGCACAAAGTCTGACAGATGTTTCTGTAAAAAGGGAGCGTGAATTTACCGGTGCAGGACTTTATGGATATATGAATGGCGGAGCCGATTTGTATCTCGAGTACGGCGTTTACAAGCTCACTACAAAAGATCTTGTTTATAAAGGTCAGGAGTACACGCTGGATATTTACGAACTGCCTTCGCCCGAAGACGCTTACGGCATTTATTCGCTCCATGTCTTTAAATGTCTGCGAACCGATACATTGGGGTGTATAGATTGTTTGTCTAATTACCAGCTACAGACGGTATCGAACAATAAATATTACTCGATGGTTTTCCCTTCCGGATCCGCTGCTGCAAGAAAAACGGCAGACGAGCTGTTGCACTTATATGTGCCGGCAGACGGAGCTGCACCTGCTATTCCTGAAGTATTAGGTTTGAAAACACCTTATTCGGGTATAGTAAGATTTGCAAGAGGACCATTGTCCGCTTCCTCCGTACAACCCTCGTTGCAAGATATGTTGGATGGAATTAAATTTACCGGCCTGTGGCATGTAACGGATAAGGCGACAAAAGAAAACCGGGCGTTAATCTATTTTTCTGATAATGAAAAGTTGTCCGAATTAAAAAAGAGAGTTCCCGAGGCCGATATCATTCAAAGCGGAGAAAAGCTACTTTATATTAAATGCAGGGAGAAAGAGGCTTTGCCTCAAAGTTCTTCTCCATTTGGCTTTTGA
- a CDS encoding nucleoside deaminase, translating into MLKEEFMRKAIALSIENVKNGGGPFGAVIVKDDHIIATGVNRVTASCDPTAHAEVSAIREAASVLGTFDLTGCEIYTSCEPCPMCLGAIYWARLDKMYYANTKTDAMAIGFDDSFIYDEISLKPSDRKLRSESLLRNEAIVAFEIWASHEDKTEY; encoded by the coding sequence ATGTTGAAAGAAGAATTTATGAGAAAGGCAATTGCCCTTTCGATCGAGAATGTTAAGAATGGAGGAGGACCTTTCGGTGCGGTAATTGTTAAGGACGACCATATTATCGCCACGGGAGTTAATCGGGTAACTGCTTCCTGCGATCCTACGGCACATGCGGAAGTAAGTGCTATTCGTGAAGCAGCATCCGTTCTGGGAACCTTCGATCTTACCGGTTGCGAAATCTATACCTCCTGCGAGCCTTGCCCCATGTGTCTTGGTGCCATTTACTGGGCCCGTCTGGACAAGATGTATTACGCCAATACGAAGACAGACGCAATGGCGATTGGTTTCGACGACTCCTTTATATACGATGAAATAAGTCTGAAGCCATCAGACAGAAAGCTCCGCTCTGAATCGCTTCTCAGAAACGAAGCGATAGTTGCTTTCGAAATCTGGGCATCCCACGAAGATAAGACCGAATACTAA